The uncultured Cohaesibacter sp. genome segment GTGAGCGGGGTGCCGGAATGGCCGAATTCGCCGGGAATATATTGCCCAAACAGCCCATAAAGCAGCGCCAAGCCAGCCACTATGGGCAAGGGCCAGCCGATGGCGCGGCGGGCAGCTTCGAGCACCACGAGCAACAGGGTGGCTGCGACCCAAATCTGAAAGTCACCCTCAAGAGAGCCATATTGATCGGCCAACGCGGATTCATTCAGCGCAATATAGAGGCAGGCTGCGATGCCAGCCAAGCCCAAAACCCAGCCACTCAATCGGAACAAAGCTCCACTGCTGGCATTGGAGCCAAGGATCAGGATCCAGGGCAGGGCCAACGCCATGTGAATGGGACGCGAGAACAGATTGGGCACCAGGCCGGAAAAGATCAGCCCCAGATGGAAGGCCACCAATAGAATGGCAAGAAGCACCATTGTCAGGCGCAGGGGCAGGCTTTTCACCGTCGGGGCTTGCAGCATGGCGGAGATCTCTAGTTTGGATTGGCTCTGGGTGGACTTGCCTGTTGCAGCGATCACCTTGGTCGCAAAAGCGCCCCTCCTGATGGGACATCTGGAGGGGCGCATGATGTTTCAGACAAGTTGGCTTACATCTGCTTGTCGGTCAGGGGGAAGCCTGCTTCCTTGTAATATTTGATCGCACCGGGATGCAGTTTGGTGGTGATGTTGGCCATCAGGGCCTTGTCAACGCCTTTCCACCATGCAGCGGCATCGCTCATTTTGGCTTTCTGCTCCCAGAATGTCTTGGTGAGCGTATATGCGGTGTCTTCATCCATCGCGGAGGTGGTATAGGCAGCCACTGGCAGCGATGTGGTGGTGATGTCCGCATCCTGACCGGCATAGGTGCCCGCCGGAATGGTCAGTTTGGTGCGCTTGGTCTTGGCAATTTGGTCATCAGACAAGGACAGAATGGTGACGCCGGTGGACGCAGCGGCTTCAACCACATTCGGTGCAGGCCATGATCCCGACGTCACAAAGCCGTCAATCTGGCCATTTTTCAGTGCAGCCACGGCGTTGGACAATTCAACCTGAGCCAGTTTGACCTTGCCTTCAAGACCGAACAGCTTGAGATATTTCTCCCCTTCGCGGGCACCGAACGAGCCTTTGCCAAGCAGCACGGTCTTGCCTTCCATATCGGCAAATTTGCTTGCACCGCTTTTCTCGCTCATGACGAAATGCATGGTGAGGCTGGGAATCGGGAAAAGGCCCCGGATTTCAGCAAATTTCGGATGTTCCTTGCCCTTGAACATGGCCTTGCCACCCTGAGCGAGCGAGACCAGAACCGGGGGCGTGGTGAAGACATAATCAGCGCCACGGCCTTTGACTTCCATGACATTCTGCACCGAGCCCTGGCTTTCTTCCAGAGTGACGATGATGTCGCCGTCCGTGCCTTCTTTCATGGCTTCAGCAATCTGCACGCCCATCTGATAGTAGGATGAGGTGGATTTCGCGGACTTGTAGGTTACACGCGTTTCGGCCTGCGCCAATGCGCTGCTCATCAACAGAGCGGCGCCCGCCAGCAAGGTGGCTCCAAATTTCAGCATTTTGTCCCTCCGGTAGGTCTTATCTGATTATTGTTCGCAACAAGACTACTGAAAATCGACAGCGCTGCAAGCCTCTCGGTTCAAGTTGAATCCAATTGCGCAAAGATTGTTCAATTTGCAACGGTGAAAGCTACAAACCATTCAGAAAATTGAACAAAATCGCCTTTCCTTTGCGTAGAAGAACGCAATTCAGGCGAAAAATTTTCAACAATCCACCTTGGTCATGCGTTGATTTCACAGCTCACTTGGCTCGACCCGCAGCTGGCGGCTCCAGTACGGGCGCAAGGATGGCGATCAGAACGGCCAAGGCGGAGAGAAGTAAAAAGGCCCATCGAATGAAGAAGATATCGGCCAGAAAGCCGATTAGAACGGGGCCCAGAAGCCCTCCGCCATAGCCAAAGGTGGCGACCGATGCGATGGCCGCTCCGGGGGGGAGCTTGTCATCATTGGCAGCACGCGAGAAGATCAATGGGAAGACCAGAGCGTAACCGACCCCCATCAAGGCAAAGCCGCAAAGAGCTGCAGGCAAGGTCCCGGCGAGAATCGCCAAAAGGGACCCGCAGATCGCCGCAAAGCTGCTCATCCTTGCGGAGCGCACCGCGCCAAGGCGTGTGATGATCTTGTCACCCACGAGCCGCATCACCACCATCACAACCGAGAAGGTGGCAAAGCCCAGTGCAGCGATGCCTTCATCGACCGAAGTGACCTGCACGAGGAAAATGGCACTCCAATCGGCCATGCCCCCTTCGCCCAAGGCCGAGCAGAATCCGATGATGCCCGCCAGAGCCAAGGCCCCCTGCGGCAGGGGAAAGAGTTTTGTCTTGCGTTTTGGGCCTGCCCCCTTCTCAGCGCCCTCGGGCTCTTCCTCTTGCTTTGAGGTGGTTTTTGGGGAATCCCAAGGAATAAGGCCGAAATAGAGCGAGAGGGCCAGACAGAAGCTGGCGGCAACCAGAAAATGGACCATGGGTTCTGCGCCCAACCGTACTGCAAAATAGCCCGAGGCCGCGCCTGCACCAGTGCCAAGGCTCCACATGGCATGAAAGGACGACATAATCGGCTTTTTCAAATGCCGTTCGACCTCGCCCGCCCAGGCATTCATGCTGACATCCATCGAACCATGGGCCGCGCCAAACAGAAAGAGTGACAAACCAAGAAGCCAGACATTGGGCGCAACAGCCAGGGCTACAAGGGTTGCGCCATAGGCAAAGGAAACTTTCTTGGTGACATCGGCACTGCCATAAAGATCAACCAACTTGCCCGCCAGCGGAAATGACACAATGGCGCCCGCAGCCATACTGAGAAGCAGGATACCAAGGAGGGATTCGCTCAGTTGGTGCATTTCGGCAATGGCCGGCACGCGGGAGGCCCAGATCCCATAAAGCGAGCCATTAAGGAAGAACATCGCCACAACGGCACGGCGCGGGGTGCGTCCGCCGCCATACCGAATGGGCTGTTGCAGGGTTTCAGACATGGATTATCTCCGCTCCGGTCTCCTGGAAAGGCTGCATGGACGCTGCATCCGCATCGGTGATGATGAGGGACAGTTGATCGGGGTCGAGCACCCGATGACGGCCCTTGTGACCGAGCTTGTCCTTGCGGCAGATAAGGGCGGTTCTGCGGGCAGACCGAGCCATGGCCAGCTTCAGAGCCGCCTCATCGCAATCATCGGCGCTCAGGCCAAAGGCTTCATCAAGGCCGCAAACCCCAAGGAAGGCCAGATCGACCGCCATATCGGCCAAGGCATGTTCTGCCTCTCGGCCCACGGCGACACCACCCCATTGACTGATACGCCCCCCAAGCAAATAGGTCGGGAT includes the following:
- a CDS encoding TAXI family TRAP transporter solute-binding subunit, encoding MLKFGATLLAGAALLMSSALAQAETRVTYKSAKSTSSYYQMGVQIAEAMKEGTDGDIIVTLEESQGSVQNVMEVKGRGADYVFTTPPVLVSLAQGGKAMFKGKEHPKFAEIRGLFPIPSLTMHFVMSEKSGASKFADMEGKTVLLGKGSFGAREGEKYLKLFGLEGKVKLAQVELSNAVAALKNGQIDGFVTSGSWPAPNVVEAAASTGVTILSLSDDQIAKTKRTKLTIPAGTYAGQDADITTTSLPVAAYTTSAMDEDTAYTLTKTFWEQKAKMSDAAAWWKGVDKALMANITTKLHPGAIKYYKEAGFPLTDKQM
- a CDS encoding MFS transporter codes for the protein MSETLQQPIRYGGGRTPRRAVVAMFFLNGSLYGIWASRVPAIAEMHQLSESLLGILLLSMAAGAIVSFPLAGKLVDLYGSADVTKKVSFAYGATLVALAVAPNVWLLGLSLFLFGAAHGSMDVSMNAWAGEVERHLKKPIMSSFHAMWSLGTGAGAASGYFAVRLGAEPMVHFLVAASFCLALSLYFGLIPWDSPKTTSKQEEEPEGAEKGAGPKRKTKLFPLPQGALALAGIIGFCSALGEGGMADWSAIFLVQVTSVDEGIAALGFATFSVVMVVMRLVGDKIITRLGAVRSARMSSFAAICGSLLAILAGTLPAALCGFALMGVGYALVFPLIFSRAANDDKLPPGAAIASVATFGYGGGLLGPVLIGFLADIFFIRWAFLLLSALAVLIAILAPVLEPPAAGRAK